Proteins from a single region of Thermus filiformis:
- a CDS encoding BrnA antitoxin family protein produces the protein MSDPKPSPGVHRAVLLGTVHLSRLEGRGSLRLEANGLFTLRAKRRKGVRVDEPGLYRVVLWPRTDREGFVVQVVVAQADLLSPAPVGTTPLKPLVFHLLGKWLGAWDGIGLVEVVPKDPLEVRPFAVRFLVRRPEEAPSPGGVVRVKGRVERGRLIGEVEAVSVSSLETEGERKMIPLKDPKEIPELRTEEEARAFWDTHEITEEFLEKAGPVPEEELPR, from the coding sequence GTGAGCGATCCCAAGCCGTCCCCGGGGGTTCACCGGGCCGTCCTTCTTGGGACCGTCCACCTCTCCCGCCTCGAGGGCCGGGGGAGCTTGCGTCTAGAAGCAAACGGCCTATTCACCCTCAGAGCCAAGAGGAGGAAGGGGGTGAGGGTGGACGAGCCCGGCCTTTACCGGGTGGTCCTGTGGCCCCGCACAGATCGGGAGGGGTTCGTCGTCCAGGTGGTGGTGGCCCAGGCCGATCTCCTCTCCCCTGCCCCCGTGGGAACCACGCCCTTGAAGCCCCTGGTTTTCCACCTTCTGGGGAAGTGGCTGGGGGCGTGGGACGGGATCGGGCTGGTGGAGGTGGTGCCCAAGGACCCCTTAGAGGTGCGGCCCTTTGCGGTGCGGTTCCTGGTGAGGAGGCCCGAGGAGGCTCCCAGCCCGGGCGGGGTGGTCCGGGTGAAGGGAAGGGTGGAGCGGGGACGGCTGATTGGGGAGGTGGAGGCGGTCTCGGTTTCTTCCTTGGAAACGGAAGGCGAGCGGAAGATGATCCCCCTTAAGGATCCCAAGGAGATCCCCGAGCTGAGAACGGAGGAAGAGGCCCGGGCCTTCTGGGACACCCACGAGATCACCGAGGAGTTCCTGGAAAAGGCGGGGCCCGTACCCGAGGAAGAGCTTCCCCGGTAG